In the Arachis hypogaea cultivar Tifrunner chromosome 20, arahy.Tifrunner.gnm2.J5K5, whole genome shotgun sequence genome, AAGATTAAAGGCTTCAATGCTCTAGATGGAAGACATATTCTGTCAGCCGCTGTAATTTACTAGGATCAAGTTTCTGCTCTGTCACAATAGGTTGCTTCTTCACAGTAAACATTTGCGATGCAGGGTCCACAGTCCAACCATGCTGTAATACATCTGCAATTTTATAACCAGAAAATGAGAGGGGGAAACTCAACAATAATAATAGAGTAGGGAAGAAGAGATAGCTGATAGAACATAGAAAAGCCAGCTAAACTTCATGTTTCATGGATAGCTCATTGATTATGATAAGCAAATTATCATGACCATCCTTAGCAGTAAAACTAATCAAcatatgtaataattttttttgtcatggacTTCAACCATATTGTTGATAGTTCTAATATGATATAGCCTACCTACAACTTGTGTTTGTTTAAGTATAGTAGAAAACAGTTTGAGAAGGTCAACCAACCAAATTGATTCAGAAGCATTGGCACTAAAAAGTAGACTTGTAATTTAatcaaaacatagacaaaataCTTACAGTTTGTAGCATCATCCTCATTCATTCCCAAAAATGAAGCAGTATCTTGAATGCTTATTGTTGAATAAGCAGAGAGAAGCAGCTGAAACATCTTCTTTGTGTAAAGTTCTGCAAATAATTATTGGTAGTTAATGTATACTTCTTGGTATTAACAAGATTAAACCAAAATCAATTTTGTTTCAATTGTACTAATGCTAACATTAGCCAATCAATTTCTCATGATATACTAAAGTAAGGCAtatgtaaataactaaatataactTATGATGCTTCATCAATCAATAGTACTTGATAAAGATAGAATGATTAATGAATAACAAATCCTCCCTTTAATTGATTTTCCCACACAAAAAATGACCAAATTAGTTGCTTGATGACGGTAATATAATACTGACATTCACCAAGTTAACAAGTAACGTTAACAAAAATGCATCTAGCATTCCATAGTGCAAGAGAATATGATTATGATAATAGCTTCAATCACAGACactatttagtatttaaatacATAGATTGTGAAGAAGAAATCCAAATCTGAATAGAATTAAGCCCTTATTGTAGTGAAAATACAAGAGTTTCAAGATAATTCAGATACTCTATTTCAAAGAGGGGAAAGATAGTAAAAGCTTGCCTGAGAAAGCAGCAACTAGTCCTTGGAGGTCCTGGCTCCATTCATAGCCACGGATTGCCTCGTGCACTCCAGCATAGTCGCGTAACCAAAGGCGTTGACCAATTTTCCATACCGCGGTGACTTCAGGCTGGCCTTCTTTGACTGAAGAAGGTATCGATTTCCAAAGGAAGCGAGCACTATTGCTGTGACATTACAACAACAAATATCAGGACAACAAAGAAACACAACCGAGCCAAGCTCTCACCAAAATGGCAATTGAAAGAACAACACAATTGAAAAGCAATAATCCAGAAAAATAAAGGGTAAGTGTGTTTCAACCTTCCAAAAAAGTGATTACAGCTCAAATCTTCTATATAATCGaaaaacaaaaccctaaaaaagtaaAAACGGATAACAGATGCTCGGGCGAAACTACTATTTCCAACTTCTGAATCTGGAGAAACACATCCAAAGTTACACCGACATATAATATGATCGTTGCTCAAAACATAttcaaaatagtaataataataaggaatatGATGGAATTACATGTCATGAACATAAATGTGAGCGAGAAGATGAATGGAGTAGGGCCAGTCGTCGTGATAAGCAATGCCGTCGGAAGCAACCTGAACATTCAGCAACCAAAATCAAAACCCTAACAacgcaaatcaaacaaagagaaagagaaagagaaagggatGATCGGAAATACCTGAAGCATAAGATTGTCGCAGAGATCGGCTACCTTGTCGTACGATTTGGATTCCAACAACTCTCTCACCCTGGACAAATCCAtgcctctcttttttctctctgcAACTCACTCACTCCTCAGCTTTACAGCTCCACTATCATCCCTGCTAACTGCTAAcgcctcctttttttttttttggactggcTAACACCTCCTAGGCTCCTGAGTATTGGTCCCAAATCAGGCCCAATACAAGGCCCAACATGTATACTGATATCGTTCatgtttctaaatttttgtgCGATATGAAATGGATCCAACTAGATGATACATTGATACATTAGCATGTCTCTacacgtccaaaaaaaaaaaaagcatgtctCTTAATATGCTACATTCGGATGTAAATATTAGCAATGCCAAGTGGTGATAAGAATTGAAAATTTGTGATGTAATACTTAAAATTAGGagttgtccaaaaaaaaaaaatttatacaatatgattatttagtttattttacttTTTGGTAGATTGATTATAGGTTTATTTAAatcaattaatttgattttgtctctattttttttttcttttccgtttagtcataaaaaaaaaaaaacgaaggatTAATTTGCACAtactatttgaattttttttaagttgtcaTCCAATATTATATTAACACATAAATTAATATGCTTAACATTCCACACACACAAATTTTCCCAATGTTATTTTTCCGTTGTCAAGTTAATTGAAAAAATCTAATGCTTATTGTACCAAAATGATCTCTCTAGAAAGGATAAAAGAAACTTAATTTGAAAAGAATGGAAAATTTCATGAAACGGAGAAGTGGACAACTAAGTCTAAATGCAATTATAAATACTATGTGATAGTAATAAggtaaatttttaaatgaagtagaatatattattttatgataaaataGTATAATTAAATCAACAGTAAAGTGatattttaattgatatttaaataaatttaactaattaaaaaataacattcCGTGTTTATGCCTTGGTATCCAATCATAGTAGTGAAATTGCTCAATACCTTATTCCTTAGAACATTCAAGTTTCGTTAGGGTTTGTTTTCAAATCACCTAGCCAACTAAACAttgctttgttttatttatttattgaatttaaatcttctaaaacaaaaaagttagtaaaatgaattattaatcgctattgattttataaatttattgaaaagtataatttattatcttaattttggaattactttattattttactaatttttttactttaaaagatcttgagctttatttatttattattactatCGTCATATTTAACTAACTCTTTTTGCATATTAAGGAGATTATTGAGagtaataaaattcttaaaagagaattgtttgttatttagagaggatatctcttagcttaggatatgggtcaacgagatgttatttgtgagatggATTGTGTAgaagtatttaattttattactaaTCACTAACATGATTTTGGGTTTATTAATTtgttggtgctcaaaataagggatatcatgcattggaattggcatGTTGACTTTAGTTTGATTATAAGAGAATTGATAAAGATAGCGATGACAACTTCATCATGTAGAACTTCCTTCTCCTTGAGAAGAGTTTAAAAGTAGTCTTAAACAAGACTGTCCTCTTATTTAagtaatttctttaattttttttttttttttttaatttatttaagtcacaaaaaaaaaaaaaaaaaactctttttgcaTATTATAGTCTCATTTTAAAAAGGGAACGATGACTATAAATGAAAACGATAAACAGGTTGATCACCATGTCTAAATAAGCTAGCTTCATGCCTTCTAATTTTCATTTTTCTCGAAATTGAGACTCAACAAAACAAGCTTGAATTTTAATGGAGCACaactatatattaattgttaataGATACCTCTCAATAATAATCAAACGGAACAAATATATATAGTTGAGCAGAAAAAAGGGAGGGAGAAGAACATAAATACCTCTCACCCACTCATTGGATTTACTTTACAGATTACAGTTTGCAACTTGTTTTTGTTGTCTTCTGACTGAAGTaaccaattaaattaaataatttctgcAAAATTCTTTttgagagtaaaaaaaaaaatgaaaaagatggcTGGCCTTGCAATTTAGCAACTTCCTTGTGATCAATTGATAACCATTCTCTTCTATTCTAAACTCACTCCTCCAAATCCAATGCCTTTACTTTCCCATCCTCATTTCTTTACTTAGATTACTTAAAGAAATGAGAGACATTAATTAGTAGCATCAACAAGTGAATGATACCTCCTCATTAATCATTAAACACTCAATCCATCGAATCCACACTGCTTGTAAGTCAGAGATTGCTTTCTTGGACTGATCGCTATTGCACAATCCACCGACACCTGTGCAGTTCAGTTCAACATCATCAACCAAATGATTGTTATTACCCAGATAAAGTGACGAAATTTTTTGACTTGGGAGTCTTATTATTGTTACCCACAAACATATGATTTGAACAATGTTAATAAGAATTGGGAAGGAGTTAAAATGTGAACACAATCTATCCCATGCCATGCCATGTGCCCCACCACAACCCGGAGAGTCACATGCTCAATACTTTTCTTGGcctaaaaagaaaacaaatgcCAACATACACTTTGACATTTGTATGCTCTATGATTCTAGAttgattttttaaactaatttataatGCTTAGTATATTGTAGCATCTAACATCATGACCATAGTGGAAGAGACAAGGTAACTATTTATATATAGTTGtctttatgtaaaaataataataataatttattaaatgatttgacatatttaattaaactatttaatatAATACTGTTAGAAAAGTTATTAGGTGTATCCGAAAATACCGGTattccagttgttttaaccgttgattttaattaatatatattatatatattttttataattcagatcaacggttaaaacaactagaACACTGGTATTCCCGATACACTTGATAACCTTCTACATGTTAATATCTTAACTATTATCTTTACAggaaaaaatcttattttaagTAGCCACTAAAAATTACATCCTTGGCATTGGAACAAATGTTAAAATGAACATTATTGAGCATCAACTGACAGACACCATAATCCATGATCAGTTGTTGGTACTATGGACTCTGAATCCGGCGACTTAGGTTCAACTTTGGTGGGGCCtaataattttatcattttctttacTCTTTCTAATCATATTGTTACTGGCCAAAGTAGGGCCCTAAGTAACAATAAGTTTTTCCAATGGCAAAATCTACAGTAACTTTTGCATCCTGAATTCATTCCCATTCTACCCCCATTAAAGCAGCACATTGATAAAGGATAGTAAGTTAGTAACTACTACTAGAGAAAATAATTGCATATTTGAAAAAGCACTTGGGTGAATTATGCTCCATCTATAAAtaaatgtaattttaaataatctTATCATACAAATTGTTCTATTTTActatatcaataaataaaatacaatacaATGTCTCACCACGGCAGAATCAATGGCTCAAAAAGTTTTAAACCATACTTaaacaattataaataaaaataattgatttttcTGTAAGATAAATAGAATTGATAGTGAGGAATACATGAGTGCAGCATTTTAATGGTTGGATTAAGCCATGAGTGGCCATGTAAAACTATaaaggataaagaaaaaaaagaaaagataagaggcAGAAACCCCACACATTAGAAATATTCCATTAACCAAGAAGAGCCATGGGCACACAGTGACAAAGAGGTACATAAATTGAAGATGAAGCCAAAGACCAAAAGGAGCGCAACCAAGATCAAAAGTGGAAAATGACTAAAGGAGTATAGCCCGAAAGATGTACCAAAAAATATGTGTAATTAAATCACCCAAAAATTTAAATAGTAATAAAACAAAAGAGGGAAATACATGTGCATATGATGCAATGGTGTTAGGCAGAAACTGCAGAGATTTACACACCCAACAGAAAAAAGCATCAAATCAGACGAGATAGAAGTTTAAGAAGGCATAAAGCTATACAAGAGAAGAAGTGGTCAAGTGTTGGTACCCCTATAAAATACAAATTAGCTCGTTAAATAATATGATACCATAGTTTATATAAACCGATAACTGATACAAAATAACTTTCGGCGCACGTTATCATGGTGGCCAATGTGGTACTAATTAGTAATTACCAACTAGATTTCTGAAACACCAAGCCACCACCCACGTCCTCATCAGCGCATGTTAGCAAGATTtttaaaagaaggaaaaaaagaagagagaaataaagaaaaaggcagAGGGTAGTGGAATTCGTAGCTACACCACCGTCCCTCTTCCCCTCCGGCCTCCGCCACTCTCATTCTCTCTCCATCTCTCCCTAAACTACAATCACATTTAAGAATTAAAATCGAAACCACCAACAAGgaatcttaatccataagccaaaaacaaaaaaggtaaAGAAACGAAAAAAAGCGAAGCTAAATTGGGAAAGTTGTATTATAAACGGTAAGCTGTAACTAGAGGCAAGCATGGCAAGATTCGTGAACTACCGAGTAGGAAAAATGgaaaaattggaagagaaaaAGGGAATGGGCATAAGAAATTAGGCACCTGAACACCAGGGGTATCGAAGTTCATGACTCGGATCTTGGCACCAACGTCACCCAGAATTCGGAGCTCCACTCGGTCGTTGAGCGAGGCGTCACGCATCAAATTAGCGGCGTCAGCCTGAAGAAGATTAACCCGATCAACGGCGATGGTGGCCACAACTGACCTTACGCTGTGAGCATCCTGGTAGAAGCCCGGAACAGAGGCTCTCCCCAATGGGATTCCACGGTACATAACGGTGAACCTGGACTCGCCGTACTTGATCCCTACCTTGTTGGGGTTGACGGCGGTGAAGAGGAGCCTGATGGTGAGTGAGAATGAGGCGGCCGTGGTGGTTGGGTCGGCCACGGCGGACGGCGTTATGCC is a window encoding:
- the LOC112784016 gene encoding COP9 signalosome complex subunit 8, translating into MDLSRVRELLESKSYDKVADLCDNLMLQVASDGIAYHDDWPYSIHLLAHIYVHDINSARFLWKSIPSSVKEGQPEVTAVWKIGQRLWLRDYAGVHEAIRGYEWSQDLQGLVAAFSELYTKKMFQLLLSAYSTISIQDTASFLGMNEDDATNYVLQHGWTVDPASQMFTVKKQPIVTEQKLDPSKLQRLTEYVFHLEH
- the LOC112784048 gene encoding uncharacterized protein; this encodes MSNRANPAYQNGEQRGRQEEAAASSSSYANGYNQSRPYFYPTTPARSSSAASLKGCCCCLFLLFSFIALLVLAVVLVVLLAVKPKKPQFDLQQVGVQYVGITPSAVADPTTTAASFSLTIRLLFTAVNPNKVGIKYGESRFTVMYRGIPLGRASVPGFYQDAHSVRSVVATIAVDRVNLLQADAANLMRDASLNDRVELRILGDVGAKIRVMNFDTPGVQVSVDCAIAISPRKQSLTYKQCGFDGLSV